The following proteins are co-located in the Manihot esculenta cultivar AM560-2 chromosome 9, M.esculenta_v8, whole genome shotgun sequence genome:
- the LOC122724595 gene encoding uncharacterized protein LOC122724595, producing the protein MNLKEAGLNRKLQMQELEEIRRDAYDTSWNYKTKIKASHDNRISRKHFKVGDKVLLFDSHLKLFLGKLRSRWIGPFIVEHNYPYGAVDIRNIDIGKQFKVNGHRLKPFYEGFTVKVVEEIPLDHHPF; encoded by the coding sequence atgaatCTTAAGGAAGCTGGACTCAATCGCAAATTGCAAATGCAAGagctagaagagataagaagagatgcatatgacacttcttggaactacaagACCAAGatcaaagcctcccatgacaatcgGATTTCAAGAAAGCATTTtaaggttggtgataaagtcttactctttgactctcattTGAAACTGTTTCTAGGAAAgttacggtctaggtggattggaccattcattgttgaGCACAATTATCCctatggagctgtagacattcgCAATATAGATATAGGAAAGCAGTTCAAGGTAAATGGCCACCGTCTGAAACCTTTTTATGAAGGATTTACAGTgaaagtagtggaagaaattccactagatCATCACCCATTCTGA